A genome region from Oceanococcus sp. HetDA_MAG_MS8 includes the following:
- the hisD gene encoding histidinol dehydrogenase, which produces MSEWIRRLNSTDANFGAALDALRATEPVADPAHMARVAEIIQAVRDGGDAALLDYAQRFDGAQAESAAGLEVPRAQWQAALAGLDPELRAALELAAQRIRNYAQATKPDDVWIEDQAGNRFGQRFTPIDRAGVYVPGGKASYPSSVLMNVIPAKVAGVEDIIMTAPAPSGALNPVVLACAELAGVDRLFQVGGAQAVAALAYGTDTVPAVDKIVGPGNAWVAAAKRQVFGKVGIDMIAGPSEVLIIADGSAPAEWMAWDLFAQAEHDEQAQSLLLCPDSNYLDAVAEHMQALLEQQPRAEVIATAIRDRGALIQVPDLDAACALSNLLAPEHLEVATADPEALLPKLRHAGAIFLGAWCPESFGDYCAGPNHVLPTAGTARFASPLGVTDFLKRSSLLQVRDAASAAELAQTSAVMARSEGLHAHAESAAQRGSQE; this is translated from the coding sequence ATGAGCGAGTGGATTCGCCGCCTGAATAGTACCGACGCCAACTTCGGTGCAGCTTTAGATGCCTTGCGAGCCACAGAGCCTGTTGCCGACCCTGCACATATGGCGCGTGTGGCGGAGATTATTCAGGCCGTACGCGATGGTGGCGACGCGGCCTTATTGGACTACGCCCAGCGTTTCGACGGCGCCCAAGCCGAGTCGGCTGCTGGTTTGGAAGTGCCGCGTGCGCAGTGGCAGGCGGCGCTTGCGGGTTTGGACCCAGAACTACGGGCGGCTCTAGAGCTGGCTGCACAGCGCATTCGCAACTACGCGCAGGCCACCAAACCCGATGATGTCTGGATTGAAGACCAAGCCGGCAATCGTTTCGGTCAGCGCTTTACGCCCATCGACCGAGCGGGCGTGTACGTGCCTGGTGGCAAAGCCAGTTACCCCTCGTCGGTATTGATGAACGTGATCCCAGCCAAAGTGGCGGGCGTGGAAGACATCATCATGACCGCGCCGGCTCCCAGCGGGGCTTTGAATCCGGTGGTGCTCGCCTGCGCTGAACTGGCCGGTGTCGACCGCTTATTTCAGGTGGGGGGGGCGCAAGCTGTGGCTGCGCTGGCCTACGGAACCGATACGGTTCCTGCTGTGGACAAAATTGTCGGCCCAGGTAACGCCTGGGTGGCGGCGGCCAAGCGCCAAGTCTTCGGCAAGGTGGGCATCGACATGATTGCCGGGCCTTCCGAGGTGTTAATCATTGCCGATGGCAGTGCGCCCGCGGAGTGGATGGCCTGGGATTTGTTCGCTCAGGCCGAGCATGATGAGCAGGCGCAGTCCTTGCTGCTGTGCCCAGACTCCAACTACTTGGATGCGGTGGCCGAGCACATGCAGGCTTTGCTAGAGCAGCAGCCACGCGCCGAAGTCATTGCTACGGCCATTCGTGATCGTGGCGCGCTGATTCAGGTGCCGGACTTAGACGCGGCCTGCGCTTTGTCTAATCTGCTGGCACCAGAGCACCTGGAGGTGGCCACCGCCGACCCTGAGGCACTGCTGCCCAAACTGCGCCATGCTGGCGCGATTTTCTTGGGCGCATGGTGTCCGGAAAGCTTTGGGGATTATTGCGCCGGGCCTAACCATGTGTTGCCCACGGCCGGCACCGCCCGTTTTGCCTCGCCCTTGGGGGTTACTGACTTTCTCAAGCGCAGTAGCCTGCTACAGGTGCGCGACGCTGCCAGCGCCGCAGAGTTGGCGCAGACCAGCGCCGTCATGGCCCGCAGCGAGGGCTTGCATGCGCATGCGGAGTCGGCCGCTCAGCGCGGCTCACAGGAGTAA
- a CDS encoding ATP phosphoribosyltransferase: MSGLTMALAKGRILEDTLPLLERVGIRPRQDLGRTRELRIAADGPVDSLLIVRSSDVPTYVEHGAAQLGIAGKDVLREFGSQTLYEPLDLNIARCRLCLAAPVGWTPPANRRWRVATKYVQQARDYFAQRGQQVEIIKLYGSMELAPLVGLADLIVDLVDTGNTLKANGLEAIEDIDQVSSRLIVNKAALKQQSTAIRNLIQALEEVRA; this comes from the coding sequence ATGAGCGGATTAACCATGGCCCTGGCCAAAGGGCGCATCCTCGAAGACACCCTCCCCTTATTGGAGCGGGTGGGCATTCGCCCACGCCAAGATTTAGGGCGCACACGGGAACTGCGCATCGCCGCAGACGGCCCGGTGGACAGCTTGCTCATCGTGCGTTCCAGCGATGTTCCTACTTATGTGGAGCATGGTGCGGCCCAATTGGGTATCGCGGGCAAAGATGTGCTGCGCGAGTTTGGCAGCCAAACGCTGTATGAGCCTTTGGACCTGAACATTGCCCGCTGTCGGCTTTGCTTGGCGGCGCCGGTGGGCTGGACGCCGCCGGCGAATCGCCGCTGGCGCGTCGCCACCAAATATGTGCAGCAAGCCCGTGATTACTTTGCGCAACGTGGTCAGCAGGTGGAAATCATCAAGCTCTACGGTTCTATGGAGTTGGCACCGCTGGTGGGCTTGGCCGATTTAATTGTGGACTTGGTAGATACCGGCAACACCCTCAAGGCCAACGGCCTAGAGGCCATTGAAGACATCGACCAGGTCAGCAGTCGCCTCATCGTGAATAAGGCGGCTTTGAAGCAGCAAAGCACTGCCATTCGTAATCTGATTCAAGCGCTGGAAGAGGTTCGCGCATGA
- the murA gene encoding UDP-N-acetylglucosamine 1-carboxyvinyltransferase, with amino-acid sequence MDRLQITGPCTLKGEVAASGAKNAALPLMAAALLSDEPLHLERVPDLADVRTLTRLLADLGCAVDASTPGQLSLQANQLRHCHADYELVRTMRASILVLGPLLAKHGEAEVSLPGGCAIGARPVQVHLDGLAALGAEITVEDGYVRAKAKRLKGARVMMEVVSVTGTEVVLMAAALAEGQTILENAAREPEIVDLADCLRKMGARIQGDGTSTIVVDGVAKLHGATHHILPDRIETGTFLAAAALSRGQIRITHTRPDLLDAVLLKLMQAGATLATGPDWISLDMQGRRPRAVNIHTAPHPAFPTDMQAQFCALNAVAEGVGTVTETVFENRFQHLLELIRMQADIRIENHTAVIHGKPQLGAAPVMATDLRASASLVIAALAAEGVTTVNRIYHLDRGYEHIEDKLAALGATVKRVQ; translated from the coding sequence ATGGACCGCCTGCAAATTACCGGGCCATGCACCCTCAAGGGTGAAGTGGCCGCCTCCGGGGCTAAGAATGCCGCGCTGCCATTGATGGCCGCAGCCTTACTCAGTGATGAGCCGCTGCATCTGGAGCGCGTGCCCGATCTGGCAGATGTCCGCACCTTAACGCGGCTGCTGGCCGACTTGGGCTGCGCGGTTGATGCCAGCACACCAGGGCAGCTGAGCCTGCAGGCGAACCAGCTACGCCACTGCCACGCCGATTACGAGCTGGTACGCACCATGCGCGCCTCCATTTTGGTGTTGGGGCCTTTGCTGGCCAAACATGGAGAGGCAGAGGTATCGCTCCCCGGTGGTTGCGCCATTGGTGCCCGCCCGGTGCAGGTGCACCTGGATGGCCTGGCCGCGCTGGGCGCGGAAATCACCGTTGAAGATGGTTATGTGCGCGCTAAGGCCAAACGCCTTAAAGGCGCGCGGGTGATGATGGAAGTGGTGTCGGTGACCGGCACTGAAGTGGTGCTGATGGCCGCGGCCCTGGCCGAAGGCCAAACCATCTTAGAGAACGCGGCGCGCGAGCCCGAGATCGTTGATCTGGCTGACTGCCTACGAAAGATGGGCGCACGCATTCAAGGTGATGGAACCTCGACGATTGTGGTGGATGGCGTCGCAAAACTGCACGGTGCAACGCATCACATCCTCCCAGACCGCATTGAAACCGGAACTTTTTTGGCGGCGGCGGCGCTCAGTCGAGGGCAGATTCGGATCACCCACACCCGCCCTGATTTGCTAGACGCGGTTCTGCTGAAATTAATGCAAGCTGGCGCCACCTTGGCCACCGGGCCAGACTGGATCAGCTTAGATATGCAGGGGCGTCGGCCTCGTGCGGTCAACATTCATACCGCGCCTCACCCGGCATTTCCTACCGATATGCAGGCTCAGTTTTGTGCTTTGAATGCGGTGGCAGAGGGTGTGGGCACCGTCACCGAGACGGTGTTCGAGAATCGCTTCCAGCATTTGCTGGAGCTCATCCGCATGCAGGCGGACATCCGTATCGAAAACCACACTGCGGTGATTCATGGCAAGCCGCAGCTGGGCGCAGCCCCGGTTATGGCCACGGATTTACGCGCCTCGGCCAGTTTGGTCATTGCGGCTTTGGCGGCTGAAGGCGTGACCACGGTGAACAGGATTTACCACCTGGACCGTGGCTATGAACATATTGAGGACAAACTGGCGGCCTTAGGCGCCACTGTGAAGCGAGTGCAATGA
- a CDS encoding BolA/IbaG family iron-sulfur metabolism protein: MTQAQDIAGWIQAGLPEAQIQVKGDDGAHFEAVVVCAEFSGLNTVARHRKVYAALGPRMGREIHALALKTLTPEEASA, from the coding sequence ATGACTCAAGCTCAAGACATCGCTGGCTGGATTCAAGCCGGCCTTCCCGAAGCTCAAATTCAAGTCAAAGGTGACGACGGTGCCCACTTCGAGGCCGTGGTTGTCTGTGCCGAATTCAGCGGCTTGAACACGGTGGCACGCCACCGCAAGGTTTATGCCGCCCTAGGCCCGCGCATGGGGCGTGAAATTCACGCCTTGGCCCTCAAAACCTTAACGCCGGAAGAAGCGAGCGCTTAA
- a CDS encoding ABC transporter permease translates to MNTLGFRTLLAKEVRRFMKVAGQTVTSPVITSLLYLLVFQQVLADRVQVYDGVSYTAFLVPGLIMMSAMQNAFANSASSLTQSKINGNLVFILLPPLSTVEIFAAYVLAAVARALLVGLCLYIVGWFFVPLPLNNALLAITMVVLSAGCLAVTGLIAGIFAEKFEHMAAFQNYLIMPLSFLSGVFYSINSLPDFWAQASLYNPVFYMIDGLRHGFFGVSDASAWRSLAVVGGLLVALSTLALSLLARGTRLRP, encoded by the coding sequence ATGAACACCCTAGGCTTTAGAACACTACTGGCTAAGGAAGTCCGCCGCTTTATGAAGGTGGCAGGCCAGACGGTGACCTCACCGGTGATTACCTCGCTGCTGTATTTACTGGTGTTTCAGCAGGTGCTCGCCGACCGGGTGCAGGTCTATGACGGTGTGAGTTACACCGCCTTTTTGGTGCCGGGGCTAATCATGATGAGCGCCATGCAAAATGCCTTTGCCAACAGCGCGTCCAGCCTGACCCAATCCAAAATCAACGGTAACTTGGTCTTTATTTTGTTGCCGCCGCTGTCCACGGTGGAAATTTTTGCCGCCTACGTGCTGGCGGCTGTGGCCAGAGCGTTACTGGTGGGCCTGTGCTTGTACATCGTGGGCTGGTTCTTTGTGCCGCTCCCCCTCAACAATGCCCTGCTGGCCATCACCATGGTGGTGCTTTCGGCGGGCTGTTTGGCAGTGACCGGGCTGATTGCAGGAATTTTTGCCGAGAAGTTCGAGCACATGGCGGCCTTTCAGAATTATTTGATCATGCCCTTGTCGTTTTTGTCGGGCGTGTTCTATTCCATTAACAGCCTGCCCGACTTTTGGGCCCAGGCCTCCCTGTACAATCCGGTTTTTTACATGATCGACGGGCTGCGCCACGGCTTTTTTGGCGTGTCGGACGCCAGTGCATGGCGCAGTTTGGCCGTCGTGGGAGGGCTGCTAGTGGCGTTGTCGACGCTGGCACTCAGCCTGCTCGCGCGCGGTACTCGTCTGCGCCCTTAA
- a CDS encoding ABC transporter ATP-binding protein, giving the protein MTAALAIRNVSKSYGDLQALQDVSLDIAQGDFFGLLGPNGAGKSTLIGIIAGLLRKSSGQVAVMGYDTVAEYRQARRNLGVVPQELVYDPFFTVQNMLRIQAGYFGCGKESWGWIDELIRALDLDDKRDSTMRALSGGMKRRVLIAQALVHRPPVVILDEPTAGVDVELRRTLWEFTQRLHSEGHTIVLTTHYLEEAEGLCRNIAILDRGQVQVRESTQELLARHPYRFLHVQTAAAELPESLKPLLVAGTDGEWELRLDKNRDDMGAVLDTLNTQAGGIRDVRTRDARLEDVFVELTSREKRA; this is encoded by the coding sequence ATGACCGCCGCACTCGCAATACGCAACGTGAGCAAGTCCTATGGCGACTTGCAAGCCCTTCAAGATGTCAGCCTCGATATCGCGCAAGGTGATTTTTTTGGCTTGCTAGGGCCCAACGGCGCCGGTAAATCAACCCTCATTGGAATTATCGCAGGTCTGCTACGCAAGAGCAGTGGACAAGTTGCGGTGATGGGTTATGACACCGTGGCCGAGTATCGCCAAGCGCGACGCAACTTGGGGGTGGTGCCCCAAGAGCTGGTGTATGACCCCTTCTTCACTGTGCAGAACATGCTGCGCATACAGGCCGGGTATTTTGGCTGTGGCAAAGAGAGCTGGGGGTGGATCGACGAACTCATTCGCGCCCTAGATTTAGACGATAAGCGCGACTCCACCATGCGCGCATTGTCGGGTGGTATGAAGCGCCGGGTGCTCATCGCCCAGGCCTTGGTGCATCGGCCCCCGGTGGTGATCTTGGATGAGCCCACGGCCGGTGTTGATGTTGAACTCCGCCGCACGTTGTGGGAGTTCACGCAGCGTTTGCACAGCGAAGGCCACACCATTGTGCTCACCACACACTACTTGGAAGAAGCCGAAGGACTGTGCCGCAACATTGCCATTTTGGATCGTGGCCAAGTGCAGGTGCGCGAATCCACCCAGGAGTTGCTCGCCCGCCATCCCTATCGCTTCTTACATGTGCAAACCGCCGCGGCTGAGCTGCCCGAGTCGCTCAAGCCCTTGCTGGTGGCTGGTACTGATGGGGAGTGGGAGCTGCGTTTGGACAAAAACCGCGATGATATGGGCGCCGTGCTCGACACTTTAAATACCCAAGCTGGAGGTATCCGTGATGTGCGCACGCGTGATGCCCGCCTAGAAGATGTGTTTGTAGAGCTGACCAGCCGGGAGAAGCGCGCATGA
- a CDS encoding calcium/sodium antiporter, translating into MLFDILLLVAGLALLTWSADRFIAAAASLVRHWGVSPMLVGVFVLGVGTSAPEIAVSINASLRGVPDIALGNALGSNITNIGLVLAICALVRPLPVLSTALRGEFPAVLGVGLLVLAIVWDGQFVRWEGLGLLGLFLLVMGWLAWRSLRGPADDPLLAEIQAHSEPEMALRPALLWLLVGLIGLPLSADIFVQGASGIARSLGVSELVIGLTIVAFGTSLPELAASLGSALRGETEMALGNILGSNLFNALIVFGVPGALAPGAVDAALLTRDVPLMLALTVFLYAVSIWRKQVGRVSGALMLSSFAGYLFILAT; encoded by the coding sequence ATGCTATTCGACATCTTGTTACTCGTTGCTGGCCTGGCCCTGCTGACGTGGTCGGCCGACCGGTTTATCGCAGCAGCCGCCAGCTTGGTGCGGCACTGGGGCGTGAGTCCCATGCTGGTGGGCGTATTCGTCTTGGGCGTAGGCACCTCTGCGCCAGAGATTGCGGTATCTATCAATGCCAGCCTGCGCGGCGTTCCCGATATTGCCTTGGGCAATGCCTTGGGCTCCAACATCACCAACATTGGCTTGGTGCTCGCTATTTGCGCCCTGGTCCGCCCCCTGCCGGTGTTATCCACAGCCCTGCGCGGCGAGTTCCCCGCTGTATTGGGGGTAGGCCTGTTAGTGCTTGCCATCGTTTGGGATGGCCAATTTGTCCGCTGGGAAGGCCTAGGCCTGCTCGGCCTGTTTTTGCTGGTCATGGGCTGGCTGGCTTGGCGCAGCTTGCGCGGCCCTGCCGATGATCCTTTGCTGGCCGAAATTCAAGCGCATAGCGAGCCCGAAATGGCGCTGCGCCCAGCCCTACTCTGGCTGCTCGTGGGGCTGATTGGCTTGCCATTGTCGGCCGATATATTCGTGCAGGGCGCCAGCGGCATTGCCCGCAGCCTGGGTGTGAGCGAGCTGGTCATTGGGCTCACCATCGTGGCTTTTGGCACCAGCCTGCCGGAACTCGCAGCCTCCTTAGGCAGCGCGCTCCGCGGCGAAACAGAAATGGCCTTGGGCAACATTTTAGGCTCCAACCTGTTTAATGCCCTGATTGTGTTTGGCGTTCCTGGAGCCCTAGCGCCCGGCGCCGTCGATGCTGCGCTACTCACGCGGGATGTGCCCCTGATGTTGGCGCTCACCGTGTTTTTGTATGCCGTCTCCATCTGGCGCAAGCAGGTCGGCCGTGTGAGCGGAGCGCTGATGTTAAGCAGCTTCGCGGGCTACCTTTTTATACTGGCCACTTAA
- a CDS encoding KpsF/GutQ family sugar-phosphate isomerase — MTDATLLAMGRAVLDTEAQALLDLKQRIDAPFVQACQILLGCEGRIVVTGMGKSGHIGGKIAATLASTGSPAFFVHPGEASHGDLGMITRQDVIIALSYSGETAELATLLPIIKRQGVPLVALTGRPESTLAQAADVHLDVSVAKEACPLNLAPTASSTATLAMGDALAVAMLDARGFTAEDFARSHPGGSLGRRLLVHVNDIMRSGDKLPQVGPETRLSEALLEITSKGMGMTAVVTDGGIIAGIYTDGDLRRSFEAGVDVHSTLVREVMSPRPQTISSQALAAEALSIMQERKINALLVSDDGNQLSGALNMHDLLMAGVV, encoded by the coding sequence ATGACAGACGCCACCTTACTGGCGATGGGCCGCGCGGTCCTCGACACCGAAGCTCAGGCCTTGCTGGATCTGAAGCAGCGTATTGATGCGCCTTTTGTGCAGGCCTGCCAGATTCTGCTGGGGTGCGAAGGCCGCATTGTTGTCACCGGCATGGGCAAATCCGGGCATATCGGCGGCAAGATCGCTGCCACCCTGGCAAGTACGGGCAGCCCCGCCTTCTTCGTTCACCCCGGCGAAGCCAGCCATGGCGATCTGGGCATGATTACCCGCCAAGACGTCATCATCGCGCTGTCGTATTCGGGCGAAACCGCCGAGCTGGCCACGCTACTGCCGATTATCAAACGCCAAGGCGTACCGCTGGTTGCGCTCACGGGCCGCCCAGAGTCCACGCTGGCCCAAGCCGCAGATGTGCATCTGGATGTGAGCGTAGCCAAAGAGGCCTGCCCCTTGAACCTGGCACCCACCGCCAGCTCCACCGCCACCTTGGCCATGGGCGATGCTCTGGCGGTGGCCATGCTGGATGCGCGCGGGTTTACCGCCGAAGACTTTGCCCGCTCGCACCCAGGCGGCAGCTTGGGTCGGCGGCTGCTGGTGCATGTGAATGACATTATGCGCAGCGGCGACAAACTCCCGCAGGTCGGTCCCGAAACGCGCCTATCGGAAGCCTTGTTGGAGATCACGTCCAAAGGCATGGGCATGACCGCCGTGGTCACCGACGGCGGCATCATCGCCGGCATCTACACCGATGGTGACCTGCGCCGGAGTTTTGAAGCGGGGGTGGATGTGCACAGCACTCTGGTCCGCGAGGTGATGTCACCGCGACCGCAAACCATTAGCTCGCAGGCGCTGGCTGCTGAGGCGCTGAGCATCATGCAAGAGCGCAAAATTAACGCTCTCTTGGTCTCTGATGATGGCAACCAGCTCAGCGGCGCACTCAACATGCATGACCTGCTCATGGCCGGGGTGGTATGA
- a CDS encoding HAD hydrolase family protein, protein MSKIRLLVLDVDGVLTDGKLYHGPDGQEWRSTHVRDGLGLKKLRQHGIQPMVISGRGPGGLDARLENLGVEPRYWGEDDKWPVLKAYLDDCGIAPAEVAMMGDDEPDLALMHKVGMALAPADALPAVRAYAHFVSPSHGGQGAVREAIEWLLEQQP, encoded by the coding sequence ATGAGCAAGATTCGCCTACTCGTATTGGATGTGGATGGCGTGCTCACTGACGGCAAGCTCTACCACGGCCCAGATGGTCAGGAATGGCGCAGCACTCATGTGCGCGACGGCCTGGGCCTAAAAAAGCTGCGTCAACATGGCATTCAACCCATGGTGATTAGTGGCCGCGGCCCCGGCGGGCTAGACGCCAGGCTGGAAAACTTAGGCGTAGAGCCCCGTTACTGGGGCGAAGATGACAAATGGCCGGTGCTGAAGGCCTATTTGGACGACTGCGGCATCGCCCCTGCAGAAGTAGCCATGATGGGCGATGACGAGCCCGACCTAGCCCTGATGCACAAGGTTGGAATGGCGCTTGCGCCGGCAGATGCGCTGCCTGCCGTACGCGCCTATGCCCATTTCGTCAGCCCTAGTCATGGTGGTCAGGGCGCTGTACGCGAGGCCATAGAGTGGCTGCTGGAGCAACAACCATGA
- the lptC gene encoding LPS export ABC transporter periplasmic protein LptC, giving the protein MSRLLEWRNVLVLGLAVAILITISVVRQSWQPRPATPVTPLSDTGRQVDSFLQQTQIRSFDAEGELIQAMEADEVTHYSDNSWRLKTVRLTRLPGPWTLRANEGYAPPGLGELELRGEVVVNTVIDLETPATLFTDAMRVHLDQRWLESLAPVRVESARAAAQADLLKASLESADIELEGNVQVRHEP; this is encoded by the coding sequence ATGAGCCGCCTGTTGGAATGGCGCAACGTGCTGGTGCTGGGCTTGGCTGTGGCCATCCTGATCACCATTAGCGTGGTGCGTCAGAGCTGGCAGCCACGTCCGGCAACGCCGGTCACCCCGCTGAGTGATACTGGGCGCCAGGTGGATTCCTTTTTGCAGCAAACGCAAATTCGCAGCTTCGACGCCGAAGGCGAGCTCATCCAGGCCATGGAGGCGGATGAGGTCACCCATTACAGCGACAACTCCTGGCGCTTGAAAACAGTGCGCCTCACCCGTCTGCCCGGACCCTGGACCCTGCGCGCTAATGAGGGTTATGCCCCGCCGGGGCTGGGCGAACTGGAACTGCGTGGCGAGGTGGTGGTCAACACCGTTATCGATTTGGAAACTCCGGCCACCCTGTTCACTGATGCCATGCGTGTTCACCTCGATCAGCGTTGGCTGGAATCTTTAGCCCCGGTGCGGGTGGAATCAGCGCGCGCCGCAGCCCAAGCCGACCTGCTCAAGGCCAGCCTGGAAAGCGCCGATATAGAGCTGGAAGGCAATGTGCAGGTGCGCCATGAGCCCTAG
- the lptA gene encoding lipopolysaccharide transport periplasmic protein LptA translates to MSPSLRATITGLMLLAASLGSTAVVAQDRPAFLDPNLAISVEADSAELSQERNVSVYRGNVRLERGPLVLTGDRLVINRDPETNRIRATLSGSPARADYQDPNAEGQPVVATARRIAYVTGQELLELEGAAQIQRGEDSLKGESVRYEIPLARIQAEGDADDRVRITIQAPNDTPTP, encoded by the coding sequence ATGAGCCCTAGTCTACGTGCCACCATAACGGGGCTGATGCTACTGGCAGCCAGCCTGGGTAGCACCGCCGTAGTGGCTCAGGATCGCCCGGCATTCCTGGACCCCAACCTAGCCATCTCCGTCGAGGCCGACAGCGCTGAACTGTCTCAAGAGCGCAATGTATCGGTCTACAGGGGCAATGTGCGGCTAGAGCGCGGCCCGCTGGTGTTAACCGGCGACCGCCTGGTGATTAACCGCGACCCCGAGACCAACCGCATTCGCGCCACACTCAGTGGCAGCCCTGCGCGCGCCGACTACCAAGACCCGAATGCCGAGGGCCAACCCGTCGTGGCGACCGCGAGGCGCATTGCCTATGTCACCGGCCAGGAGCTGCTAGAGCTGGAGGGCGCTGCCCAAATTCAACGGGGAGAAGATTCGCTCAAGGGCGAGTCCGTACGCTACGAAATACCGCTGGCCCGTATTCAGGCCGAAGGCGATGCCGACGACCGCGTGCGGATTACCATTCAGGCCCCCAACGACACCCCCACCCCATGA
- the lptB gene encoding LPS export ABC transporter ATP-binding protein — protein sequence MKLRAHDLRKTYKGRTVVNGVSLELEAGETVGLLGPNGAGKTTSFYMIVGLVAADEGEITLGEHTITELPLYARARMGVGYLPQEASIFRKLTVAQNIQAILELRKDLSRKDMLAELESLLEELHITHIRDTVGMALSGGERRRAEIARALAAKPQFILLDEPFAGVDPIAVGDIQQIVAHLRQRGIGVLITDHNVRETLGICSRAYILSEGRVIAEGQPQAILDNAEVRRVYLGEDFRM from the coding sequence ATGAAACTGCGCGCGCATGATTTGCGGAAAACCTACAAGGGACGCACGGTTGTCAACGGCGTCAGCCTGGAACTGGAGGCCGGAGAAACCGTTGGCCTGCTAGGGCCCAATGGGGCCGGCAAAACCACCAGCTTTTATATGATTGTAGGCTTGGTGGCTGCCGATGAAGGTGAGATTACCTTGGGTGAGCACACCATCACCGAGCTGCCACTGTATGCGCGGGCGCGCATGGGCGTGGGCTACTTACCGCAGGAAGCCTCGATCTTTCGCAAGCTCACCGTAGCGCAGAATATCCAGGCCATCTTAGAGCTGCGCAAAGACCTCAGCCGCAAAGACATGTTGGCCGAGCTTGAGAGCCTGCTGGAAGAACTCCACATCACGCATATCCGCGATACCGTGGGTATGGCCTTGTCCGGCGGTGAACGACGCCGCGCTGAAATTGCCCGCGCGCTAGCGGCCAAGCCGCAGTTCATCTTGCTAGATGAACCCTTTGCAGGCGTAGACCCCATTGCCGTTGGCGATATTCAGCAAATCGTCGCCCATTTGCGCCAACGCGGAATTGGGGTGCTGATTACCGACCACAACGTGCGCGAAACCCTGGGCATTTGCTCCCGCGCCTATATTTTGAGCGAAGGCCGGGTGATTGCCGAAGGCCAGCCCCAAGCCATTTTGGATAATGCCGAAGTGCGCCGGGTGTATTTGGGCGAAGACTTCCGCATGTAA
- a CDS encoding NAD(P)-dependent glycerol-3-phosphate dehydrogenase: protein MDNPVISVFGAGSYGTALAIQLARNGQAVALWGRDEAVIAGMRDSGVNSRYLPDCPLPDRVQPTADLAVAAAAPRWLVAVPSHALDALLAKLAPLRKANTQVLSAAKGFVPHTAQMPHEIVQQHMPGAAFVAISGPTFAAEVGRGVPSAVTIASPDEALAREVAEQLHGPGMRAYTSTDVIGVAVGGGVKNVVAIAVGAADGLGLGANTRALLITRGLSEMMRLSTALGGEKDTLMGLAGMGDLVLTCTDDQSRNRRFGKALGSGDDLAAAEAAIGQVVEGKRNAVEVHALAQRHGVDMPLAEEVYKVLHEGVPVREAFWRLASRPQRSE, encoded by the coding sequence ATGGACAATCCGGTGATCAGCGTCTTCGGTGCGGGCTCCTATGGCACCGCACTGGCCATTCAGCTGGCTCGTAATGGGCAGGCGGTGGCTTTGTGGGGACGCGATGAGGCCGTTATAGCCGGCATGCGCGACAGCGGCGTGAACAGCCGCTATTTGCCGGATTGTCCTCTGCCAGATCGGGTACAGCCCACCGCCGACTTGGCGGTGGCCGCAGCGGCGCCGCGTTGGCTTGTGGCGGTGCCCAGCCATGCGCTAGATGCATTGCTGGCCAAGCTGGCACCACTGCGCAAGGCAAACACGCAAGTGTTGAGTGCGGCCAAGGGCTTTGTGCCCCACACCGCGCAAATGCCCCACGAGATTGTGCAGCAGCACATGCCCGGCGCGGCCTTTGTGGCTATTTCTGGCCCTACCTTTGCCGCTGAGGTGGGTCGCGGCGTGCCCTCGGCGGTAACCATTGCTTCCCCCGATGAGGCCTTGGCCCGTGAGGTGGCAGAACAGCTACATGGCCCTGGTATGCGGGCCTACACCAGCACCGATGTTATTGGTGTGGCCGTTGGTGGCGGGGTGAAAAACGTTGTCGCCATTGCCGTAGGCGCAGCCGATGGCCTGGGGCTGGGCGCCAACACCCGGGCATTGCTGATTACGCGGGGGCTGTCGGAAATGATGCGCCTCAGCACCGCCTTGGGCGGTGAAAAAGATACGCTCATGGGGCTGGCCGGCATGGGCGATTTGGTGCTGACCTGTACCGATGACCAATCCCGCAACCGGCGCTTCGGCAAGGCCTTGGGCTCGGGGGATGACTTGGCCGCGGCCGAGGCAGCCATTGGCCAGGTGGTAGAAGGCAAGCGCAACGCGGTGGAAGTGCACGCCTTGGCCCAGCGCCATGGGGTCGATATGCCCTTGGCGGAAGAGGTGTATAAGGTGCTCCACGAAGGGGTGCCGGTGCGGGAAGCCTTTTGGCGTTTGGCATCCAGGCCGCAGCGCTCGGAATAA